In Siniperca chuatsi isolate FFG_IHB_CAS linkage group LG16, ASM2008510v1, whole genome shotgun sequence, the following proteins share a genomic window:
- the LOC122863021 gene encoding prostatic spermine-binding protein-like isoform X2 yields the protein MTEAVEGGLSKIGSDPMKVVNDAVEESTHVISVILKFAANLIVPEEDEETDISVASSEHFADDEDDEEDSDLKDEDKDVHVDLDDAEDEDDRDKPDDVTEEDIHDDDDDDDKEEEEEEVGVPPFESTDSGVLGDEDDDDDIALKTEEETVFSDDISYDTTDDDDKDDEDTDTSSFETFDQEG from the exons ATGACTGAAGCAGTTGAAG GAGGCCTCAGCAAGATCGGCTCAGACCCCATGAAGGTGGTGAACGATGCCGTGGAGGAATCAACACACGTGATCAGTGTAATATTGAAATTTGCTGCCAACCTAATTGTTCCTGAAGAAGATGAAG aaacagacatCTCCGTTGCCTCCTCTGAGCACTTTgcagatgatgaagatgatgaggaagaCAGTGACCTCAAAGATGAGGACAAAGATGTCCACGTTGACCtcgacgatgctgaagatgagGATGATCGTGACAAACCCGATGATGTCACTGAAGAGGACATccacgatgatgatgatgatgatgataaagaggaggaagaggaggaagtcGGTGTTCCTCCCTTTGAGAGTACAGACAGCGGAGTCTTaggtgatgaagatgatgatgacgacattGCTCttaaaacagaggaagaaacTGTCTTCAGTGATGACATCTCCTATGACACAAccgatgatgatgataaagatGATGAAGATACTGATACCAGCTCATTTGAGACCTTCGATCAAGAAGGATGA
- the LOC122863021 gene encoding prostatic spermine-binding protein-like isoform X1, with product MTEAVEGGLSKIGSDPMKVVNDAVEESTHVISVILKFAANLIVPEEDEAETDISVASSEHFADDEDDEEDSDLKDEDKDVHVDLDDAEDEDDRDKPDDVTEEDIHDDDDDDDKEEEEEEVGVPPFESTDSGVLGDEDDDDDIALKTEEETVFSDDISYDTTDDDDKDDEDTDTSSFETFDQEG from the exons ATGACTGAAGCAGTTGAAG GAGGCCTCAGCAAGATCGGCTCAGACCCCATGAAGGTGGTGAACGATGCCGTGGAGGAATCAACACACGTGATCAGTGTAATATTGAAATTTGCTGCCAACCTAATTGTTCCTGAAGAAGATGAAG cagaaacagacatCTCCGTTGCCTCCTCTGAGCACTTTgcagatgatgaagatgatgaggaagaCAGTGACCTCAAAGATGAGGACAAAGATGTCCACGTTGACCtcgacgatgctgaagatgagGATGATCGTGACAAACCCGATGATGTCACTGAAGAGGACATccacgatgatgatgatgatgatgataaagaggaggaagaggaggaagtcGGTGTTCCTCCCTTTGAGAGTACAGACAGCGGAGTCTTaggtgatgaagatgatgatgacgacattGCTCttaaaacagaggaagaaacTGTCTTCAGTGATGACATCTCCTATGACACAAccgatgatgatgataaagatGATGAAGATACTGATACCAGCTCATTTGAGACCTTCGATCAAGAAGGATGA
- the LOC122863021 gene encoding prostatic spermine-binding protein-like isoform X3, which translates to MTEAVEGGLSKIGSDPMKVVNDAVEESTHVISVILKFAANLIVPEEDEDDEDDEEDSDLKDEDKDVHVDLDDAEDEDDRDKPDDVTEEDIHDDDDDDDKEEEEEEVGVPPFESTDSGVLGDEDDDDDIALKTEEETVFSDDISYDTTDDDDKDDEDTDTSSFETFDQEG; encoded by the exons ATGACTGAAGCAGTTGAAG GAGGCCTCAGCAAGATCGGCTCAGACCCCATGAAGGTGGTGAACGATGCCGTGGAGGAATCAACACACGTGATCAGTGTAATATTGAAATTTGCTGCCAACCTAATTGTTCCTGAAGAAGATGAAG atgatgaagatgatgaggaagaCAGTGACCTCAAAGATGAGGACAAAGATGTCCACGTTGACCtcgacgatgctgaagatgagGATGATCGTGACAAACCCGATGATGTCACTGAAGAGGACATccacgatgatgatgatgatgatgataaagaggaggaagaggaggaagtcGGTGTTCCTCCCTTTGAGAGTACAGACAGCGGAGTCTTaggtgatgaagatgatgatgacgacattGCTCttaaaacagaggaagaaacTGTCTTCAGTGATGACATCTCCTATGACACAAccgatgatgatgataaagatGATGAAGATACTGATACCAGCTCATTTGAGACCTTCGATCAAGAAGGATGA